From Litorilinea aerophila:
TGGCCATGGCGCTCATCCACCATTTCCCTGGCGCGCCAATAGGCGGCGCAGACAGACTGGCCAACCAAGGGGAGAGTCCCCCCGCGCGCCTGGGCTATCCTGGCCGTTCAGGTGACCTGAATCAGCAGAGCAATGAGGAAGCTGAATAGGGAGTCGATGGCGAATAAGAAAATCGCCGAAATGGTAGTCACCACCAACACAACCCAGGTCAGGCGAATACCTTCCTCACGGGTGGGCCAGGTGACCTTAGCGATTTCCGCCCGAGTCTCCCGGATATAGCGGACCAGGGCATTATCT
This genomic window contains:
- the secE gene encoding preprotein translocase subunit SecE; protein product: MSRSASVKTKSDNALVRYIRETRAEIAKVTWPTREEGIRLTWVVLVVTTISAIFLFAIDSLFSFLIALLIQVT